The Salmo salar chromosome ssa06, Ssal_v3.1, whole genome shotgun sequence genome window below encodes:
- the LOC106606562 gene encoding relaxin-3 produces the protein MLTRSFTSWDMMWKTLVLAVCLLVAGVQGMERPTYGVKLCGREFIRAVIFTCGGSRWRRSLGSAGDFPQDPFSSHDEDSSEGWNPDSQVPESPFQHVQEGGVFISRPARSLISEEILEALRMSDRKGRDVVVGLSNACCKWGCSKGDISSIC, from the exons ATGCTCACTCGTTCTTTCACCTCCTGGGACATGATGTGGAAAACACTGGTATTagctgtgtgtctgttagtggcTGGGGTGCAGGGGATGGAGCGCCCCACGTATGGAGTGAAGCTATGTGGCCGGGAGTTCATCCGGGCGGTCATCTTCACCTGTGGAGGATCTCGCTGGAGACGGTCACTCGGGAGTGCAG GAGACTTCCCTCAGGACCCTTTCAGCTCCCATGACGAGGACTCATCTGAAGGCTGGAACCCAGACTCCCAGGTCCCAGAGAGTCCCTTCCAGCATGTCCAGGAGGGTGGGGTGTTCATCAGCAGGCCAGCCCGCTCCCTCATCTCAGAGGAGATACTGGAGGCTCTCCGTATGTCAGACCGTAAGGGCCGTGATGTGGTGGTGGGCCTGTCCAACGCCTGCTGCAAGTGGGGCTGCAGCAAGGGAGATATCAGCTCCATTTGCTGA